Proteins co-encoded in one Hymenobacter swuensis DY53 genomic window:
- a CDS encoding RagB/SusD family nutrient uptake outer membrane protein — MKFPFTLRRGGLTVALTASLLTGGLTACVKDLDREPFYDLNTGSVYKDPANYIQVLAKCYAGFNLSGNSGSPDVFAGQGKDEGETSYMRAYWYLQELVTDEAAVAWNSGPLQELNRTSWTSSNDLINNSYTRIFYEVALCNEFIRETSDEKLSSRGITGADAEKARLYRAEARFLRALAYYHAIDLYGNVPFVTEADAPSKDLPKQTTRAALFSYVESELKAVEPLLTPARQGPYGRADQGAAQTLLAKLYLNAEVYTGTARYTDCLIYCNKVLAGGYQLAPEYRLLFLADNNVTAASEIIFPITSDGLVSQVYGGTTYLVHAAVGGQMLASGFGINSGWAGNRARKNLPLLFPTPASGFDTRAMFFTNGQTLEINDLTIFTEGYGVTKWRNKTSTGADGNDPQLIFVDTDFPLFRLGDVYLMYAEAVLRGGQGGSPAQALTYVNALRDRAYGNAGGTTDGRITATQLTTDFVLDERGRELYWEASRRTDLVRFGKFTSGSYLWPWKGGARNGQAIDNKFNLYPLPSTDIVANPTLVQNPGY; from the coding sequence GAAATTCCCCTTTACTCTGCGCCGCGGCGGCCTTACAGTGGCCCTTACCGCTTCCCTGCTCACCGGCGGCCTCACGGCCTGCGTGAAAGATCTTGACCGGGAGCCGTTTTATGACTTGAACACCGGATCGGTGTATAAAGACCCGGCCAACTATATCCAGGTGCTGGCCAAGTGCTACGCCGGCTTCAACCTCTCCGGCAACTCCGGCAGCCCCGACGTGTTTGCCGGCCAGGGCAAGGACGAAGGCGAAACCTCCTACATGCGCGCCTACTGGTACCTGCAGGAACTGGTAACCGACGAAGCCGCCGTGGCCTGGAACAGCGGCCCGCTGCAGGAGCTGAACCGCACCAGCTGGACGTCCAGCAACGACCTGATCAACAACAGCTACACCCGTATTTTCTATGAGGTAGCACTTTGCAATGAGTTCATCCGGGAAACCAGCGACGAGAAGCTCAGCAGCCGGGGTATTACGGGCGCGGATGCCGAAAAAGCCCGCCTGTACCGCGCCGAAGCCCGTTTTCTGCGCGCACTGGCCTATTATCACGCCATTGATTTGTACGGCAATGTCCCCTTCGTGACCGAAGCCGACGCGCCCAGCAAGGACCTGCCCAAGCAAACCACCCGCGCGGCGTTGTTCAGCTATGTGGAATCGGAGCTGAAGGCTGTGGAGCCGCTACTGACGCCCGCCCGCCAGGGACCATATGGCCGCGCCGACCAGGGCGCCGCTCAAACGCTGCTGGCCAAGCTGTATCTGAACGCGGAAGTGTATACCGGCACTGCCCGCTACACCGACTGCCTCATCTACTGCAACAAAGTGCTGGCCGGCGGCTACCAGCTGGCCCCCGAGTACCGTCTGCTGTTCCTGGCCGATAACAACGTAACGGCTGCCTCGGAAATCATCTTTCCGATTACCTCTGACGGGCTCGTGTCGCAGGTATATGGCGGCACTACTTACCTGGTGCACGCCGCCGTGGGAGGCCAGATGCTGGCCAGCGGCTTCGGCATCAACAGCGGCTGGGCCGGTAACCGCGCCCGCAAAAACCTGCCCCTGCTGTTTCCCACGCCTGCCAGCGGCTTCGATACCCGGGCCATGTTCTTCACCAACGGTCAGACCCTGGAAATCAACGACCTGACCATTTTTACGGAAGGCTACGGCGTGACCAAGTGGCGCAACAAGACTTCCACCGGTGCCGACGGCAATGACCCGCAGCTCATTTTCGTGGATACCGACTTCCCATTGTTTCGCCTCGGCGACGTGTACCTGATGTACGCCGAAGCCGTGCTGCGCGGCGGCCAGGGCGGCAGTCCAGCCCAGGCTCTTACCTATGTGAATGCCCTGCGCGACCGGGCCTACGGCAATGCCGGCGGTACCACCGATGGCCGCATCACCGCTACTCAGCTCACCACCGATTTTGTGCTGGACGAGCGGGGCCGGGAACTGTACTGGGAAGCCTCCCGCCGCACCGACCTGGTGCGCTTCGGCAAGTTCACGAGCGGCAGCTACCTGTGGCCCTGGAAAGGCGGTGCCCGCAACGGCCAGGCCATCGACAACAAGTTCAACCTCTACCCGCTGCCTTCCACCGACATCGTGGCCAACCCCACGCTGGTGCAGAACCCCGGCTACTAA
- a CDS encoding T9SS type A sorting domain-containing protein — MKKLSTLILATTLTGTALSAQAQITLDGIINATEIGSAAGKYTSLGAFTPAHIGSAGFGNAGLLRMYGANSSTKLYIGLAGTIEAGGNNFQLYMDLPNKSGVPVGTALPSIAGATTVFGTFAGGSIGGTKLELEADAAIATTGRYDVQAAVYSSATSAVAKSLGDGLSTTLTSNGVASALPASQTTGLYSLFAGTRVAYLAPTGDITTNPGNANGGGAGSYALEYEFNRTSLGLPSGASIVKVMAAYVSGDAFWSSDVIPEVTGNGNNNLGFNPDFTALAGTQAASVNVVVVLSSRKADDAVVAMSIFPNPTQGSSTISYQVQGGAQPVAVRVLDLLGREVRTLLDDKQSPGFHELRVATGDLAVGTYLVKVQVGDKLATRRLAVTR; from the coding sequence ATGAAAAAACTTTCTACTCTCATCCTGGCCACCACCCTGACGGGCACTGCACTGAGCGCCCAGGCCCAGATTACGCTCGACGGCATCATCAACGCCACCGAAATCGGGTCGGCGGCCGGGAAGTACACGTCTCTGGGGGCTTTCACGCCGGCGCACATTGGCAGCGCGGGCTTTGGCAATGCGGGCCTGCTGCGCATGTACGGGGCCAATAGTAGCACCAAGCTTTACATTGGATTGGCGGGCACCATTGAGGCGGGCGGCAACAACTTCCAGCTCTATATGGACCTCCCTAATAAATCCGGCGTACCAGTGGGCACCGCCCTGCCCAGTATTGCGGGTGCTACCACGGTATTCGGCACGTTTGCCGGCGGCAGCATCGGAGGGACTAAGCTCGAGCTGGAAGCCGACGCGGCCATTGCCACCACCGGCCGCTACGATGTGCAGGCGGCCGTGTACAGCTCGGCTACCTCGGCCGTAGCCAAGTCGTTGGGTGATGGGCTGAGCACCACACTCACCAGCAACGGCGTGGCCAGTGCCCTGCCCGCCTCCCAGACCACCGGCCTCTATAGCCTGTTTGCGGGCACCCGCGTGGCCTACCTGGCTCCTACCGGCGACATCACCACCAACCCTGGCAACGCCAACGGCGGCGGGGCCGGCTCCTACGCTCTCGAATATGAGTTCAACCGCACCTCCCTGGGCCTGCCTTCGGGCGCGTCCATCGTGAAAGTAATGGCTGCTTACGTGAGCGGCGACGCCTTCTGGTCGTCGGATGTCATTCCGGAAGTGACCGGCAACGGCAACAACAACCTGGGCTTCAACCCCGATTTCACGGCGTTGGCCGGCACCCAGGCCGCCTCGGTCAACGTCGTGGTAGTGCTTAGCAGCCGCAAGGCCGATGACGCGGTAGTGGCCATGAGCATATTCCCGAACCCCACGCAAGGCAGCTCTACCATTTCCTACCAAGTGCAGGGCGGTGCCCAGCCGGTAGCCGTGCGCGTGCTGGATCTGCTGGGCCGCGAGGTCCGGACGCTGCTGGACGACAAGCAGAGCCCTGGCTTTCATGAACTGCGCGTAGCCACCGGCGACCTGGCCGTGGGTACTTACTTGGTGAAAGTGCAGGTAGGCGACAAGCTGGCTACGCGCCGCCTGGCCGTAACCCGCTAG